The Pseudochaenichthys georgianus chromosome 8, fPseGeo1.2, whole genome shotgun sequence genome has a segment encoding these proteins:
- the LOC117450848 gene encoding uncharacterized protein — MYCPFCGQQQQASKSAFCCSCGKDIKFLCDVDKTGTSGEATGKNTLELFRTFRSVKEEERRAGFKKKKTPSKDNLKVVKISVGLMRLKDGVLKTVRGTVLPLLIRPESDADELQRAAEQKMKTFDRNLHGGPYVLLYPDGTKITNIPGTEVPFTLNKYKEVVGKAYQRITLYICTAEDFFTSSQETSSESNSSDSEVIIMSPTSAEFNAADTLIWEPADGESGTDSAAPVLFSDSQEGPGTSGGVLETACYSKYTQLYAPIVIEDKDDSDSVECSHDIPEDTKVDQQSLSEITANLALEIDHRAVSRFNICRSNIWDGAVRGFKRATFSEKKDILVKFSDDEGRFEEGLDTGGPKREFLSLLMKELNKRPIFDGPVESRYLVYNSTDSEFTLSGDPSGLNDTEQCHVADCWVLQTCQVM, encoded by the exons ATGTATTGTCCTTTTTGtggacagcagcagcaggcttctAAATCAGCCTTTTGCTGTTCATGTGGCAAGGACATCAAATTCCTGTGTGATGTTGATAAAACAGGCACAAGTGGag AGGCTACAGGAAAAAACACACTGGAGTTATTTCGGACATTCCGGAGTGtaaaagaggaggagagacgagcaggttttaagaaaaaaaaaacaccatcAAAAGACAACCTGAAGGTTGTGAAG ATTTCAGTAGGCCTTATGAGGCTGAAAGATGGTGTACTGAAGACTGTAAGAGGAACAGTACTTCCCCTTTTGATACGACCAGAGTCGGATGCGGACGAATTGCAGAGAGCTGCTGAGCAAAAAATGAAGACCTTCGACAGAAATTTACATGGCGGTCCCTACGTACTGCTCTACCCTGACGGTACAAAGATAACCAATATACCAGGAACAGAAGTACCCTTCACTCTAAACAAGTACAAAGAGGTAGTGGGGAAGGCCTACCAACGTATCACACTGTACATTTGTACAGCTGAAGATTTCTTTACATCTT CTCAGGAAACCAGCTCTGAATCCAACTCATCGGATTCAGAGGTGATCATCATGAGTCCAACTTCTGCAGAATTCAATGCAGCTGATACATTA ATATGGGAACCTGCAGATGGAGAGTCAGGCACTGATTCAGCAGCTCCG GTCTTATTTTCTGACTCACAAGAGGGCCCAGGAACATCAGGAGGTGTGCTGGAAACTGCGTGCTATAG CAAATATACTCAGCTGTATGCGCCCATTGTGATAGAGGATAAGGATGACTCAGACAGTGTTGAGTGCAGTCATGACATTCCAGAGGATACAAA GGTGGACCAGCAATCACTTTCTGAGATAACTGCAAACCTGGCCCTAGAGATTGACCATCGAGCTGTCAGCAGATTTAACATCTGTCGCTCGAACATCTGGGATGGAGCAGTCAGAGGATTCAAAAGGGCAACATTCTCAGAAAAGAAAGACATCCTGGTGAAATTCTCTGACGATGAAGGGAGGTTTGAGGAAGGTCTCGATACAGGTGGCCCCAAGAGAGAATTCCTCTCCCTTCTCATGAAAGAGCTGAACAAACGGCCCATATTTGATGGACCTGTGGAGAGCCGCTACCTGGTCTACAATTCAACAG ATTCAGAATTCACCCTCAGTGGAGATCCTTCAGGACTTAATGATACGGAACAGTGCCATGTTGCAGACTGCTGGGTGCTTCAGACATGTCAGGTcatgtga